The genomic segment tccctccatctgagTGCTGACACAGTCCTTGGCATGGCTTTGGGGACTCTACCCTCTTTACGTCTCTATACGAGTGTGTGTTAATGTACTTGGCCCTTAGCAGTGAGATATTGAGGGCTGTGCTCTACTTGCTCGGGGCCTGGTAAACCACCCTAAATGATTAATTAGACACACATACTCCTCTCCGGGATGCGTCCAAGTCGGTGCTATTGAGACCTCTGGGGCTGATGTGTTCCACTGCAGGCTCCCTAAAGGCTCATCAGACTTTATCTGTACActtaacaagagagagagaaactggagGAGTTTGTTATCTCTAGCTTAGAAATTGGCTTTCATACTTTGATCTCTATTTCTCaccgtctctctcgttctctttcatgttctctcgttctctttcatgttctctcgttctctttcaTGTTTTCTTGTTTcttttcttgttttctttctgGTTCtcttttttgtttattttctcgTTCTCTCTGCTGGAACATTGTCCTGCTTCCCAGGAGGGATGACTCCCTgacacacggtcacacacacacacacacacacacacacacacacacatacgtcctaaccctctgtcacttcAGTGTTTAGCCGGTTATATGGAAATACAAGTGGTCATTCTCTCCACTCATACACAGCGCAAGAGGAGAGCAGCTCAGTGTAGCATAAATACCATAAACACTCTTCCATCATATGGTACAGTCTGTGGATATCCTGTCCTGTGTTACCTGCATTGTGTGTTTAGTGTATACACTGCAGGTCAGGGCATGTAGCAGTAGCCCAGGTATGTTTAACTGCTGGAGCCCAGCCCTATATTAGCCCAGCCCAGGGGTTGACCTGATTTACtagtaagtgtgtgtgagtgctcgTTGAGTGTAAAACCAAAGGTAAAGCTGCTGCAGGACCATAAATGTAATCAGAATTCCTTTGTCTTTGACATGTTCCTGAAGTCTGATAAGAGCAGGACTCTGGGCGTTTTCTATGGTGCCGTGCAGGACCcaggcacatgcacacacacacatacacacacacacaccccaacacatagagagagcgagagagagagagagagagagagagagagagagagtgtttctccttgaagtgtgtgtgtgtttgtgtgtgtgtgggggggggttctccCTGAAGTGTGTGCTGGTTTGCAGACTGCAGAGCGAATGAGTTTGGTTGGGTCTGGGATCTGGTCAAAACCGGTTCTGCTCAAATCGACTCATCAACTACAACTTCACACTAGACTGGATTATGCTATGCAGATATACGCCTGGGGGCGTGGttactgggtgggtgggtgggtgtgtgtgcgtgtttctttgcgcagtgtgtgtgtgtatgtttaatgTTGCATCCGTCCCAGTTGAAATGGCACAACCTTCTGCGGAGGAGCCCCGGGGGGCCTGATAGCTCGTCTGCCCCAAGATAGGCTGCCCTCCCTGGGTAGACAGAGTCCCTGCTGCTCCCCTTTCCCCCATCGAGCCTGGAGCTCTGACTGGCTGCACTTCAAACACAATTTCACATCACACAAACTCAGACCAGCAACCAACTGAATATTTCCAGCCCTTAAATTGTTATTTAATCATACCAGGCGAGTCTGTGGCATTGCTTGACTcggactgaaataggttccgaTACTAattttgggtgccggtactgtttatatttaggtgcaggagctccacagtaCTTTttcactaatattctataagaggaaaaCGAGCTCAAGcagtaaaacattttaaagtaGCGGTACTTAGCTCCGCTGAGGTCTGGGGACCTCTTCTCATTCACAATGCTAGCCAGGCTAAGAGGCAGCACAGCAGGCAGAACCGTTCaaaacaatgaccagacaaacagTAGGCTAGTAGACAGTGGAGTTAGAACAGGCGTGGGTGGGACgtgggagcagaggagaggaagactaGTAGCCCAGAGGGGGATAAATACATGACAGGAatcaatgatttatatatacatcCAACAAGAACAATTACCAGACAGACAATCTCGGACATCAAAACATTTAAAAGTcctatatttcagtttattttggtAGCGCTGTAGCAGATGGATGGAGCAGTGTTCTGAACTGAACTGCTAAATGGTCGATATATTGTTATGCAGGTTGAGTAGGTTTGCAACACATTtattctgtgctgtgctgtgatTTGCAAGGCCACACGTTGACAGAATCATGCAGTGAGCCTGGCCTCTccagcgtttttttttttttaggaggcTGTGCTATAAATGACCAAGGATAGGCTAGTCTGTATCACGCTCAACACTGCGGAGTGTATAAACCCTGTCTGGCCCTGCAGTCCACAGACAACCCCTATACCCATAGTAGTCCATTAGCACTTCATGTAGATTGGAACGAGTTGGGAAGTTCtgctatacactacagtaagcaATATGGTAGTATCTCCACCTTGCCCTCTGATCTGCTATGTGGATTTCTCAGTGTCAGATTCAAGTATGGATACTGTAGGTCGCTAATGGGCAGGTTGTGTAAGAACCAGAGGTGTGGTACTACAACAGTGTTACTTAACTCAGAGTACCTGTGATGTCGTAGATCGTAATGCTGTTGTTGAATGGCTGGCGGGGTCATGACGGGTCCACTGCGAGGTCAGTTCCTGTGAGTGACGGCTCGGGGGAATACTTTTTAACGTCTCATCTCTTTACCAAATCCGTTTATTTGAATCCCACCAATCTCATtgtgactttctctctctctctcgcacacacacacacacacacacacacacacacacacacacacacacacacacacacacacacacgtggttaAGAGTGCATGTGCTGCAGTCTGATGTGGGTCAGAATGGGATAGCCTATTCATCTAAGAGTAATGTGTGAATATTCATTTCTATGGGAACAAAATAGATTTCAATGCAGAATGGTTGATGTATGATTTGATGTTAAAGTCCTATCTGGGTTAGATCAGCCAGGCTATAGGCTATAACCCACATAATAGAAGACTGCCTCTTCTCTCATCCACTGACTCTCACCCTGTCTTTCTTTACAACTCTCCAGCCATCTCTACTTTTACTCAATCATCAGctcattcagacacacacacacacacacacacacacacacacacacacacacacacacacacttatcgtGCGCCTTTTTAGACCTATAGacctgtgccttcagaaagtattcacaccctgtaACGGGTGTCATcgtaatgagaccaaggtgcagcggaggatgtgtgttcATCTTAGAATTTAAtagaaaaagagaacactttacaaaaataaaccaaagacgacagcaaaacagtcctgtcaggaaaaactctcaacagaaaacaatcacctacaaaacccaaaggaaaaacaggctacttatgtgtgactcccaatcagcaacaacgaactacagctgtgcctgattgggagccacacatggccaaaccaaagaaaccagccaacatagaaaaatgaacatagaacgcccatccaatgtaacaccctggtctaaccaaaataaagaacaaaaaccccgtctctatggccagggcgttacacaccccttgactttttccacattttgttgtgttacaagttGAGATAAAAatagatttaattgtcatttttttgtcaacgatgtacacaaaatactctgctgGCGTGGAATCGCCCTTCTACTGATAGGACAGATCCATACTAGCTAGGGCTAAACCTATCAAATGGGTTTGACAATCTCAAGTAGCCTACGTCCTATTACCACCTCTTGGTCATGAATTTCACACCAACTGAAGCCTCTTTAGAACGTTCATCTCCAGACAATGACTTTGTTTCAGGCTTTTCTTCTGATCTGATTTGTACGTTTTTATGACAAAATCCAGTACATCGATGccagtgtgtgttgtccctcagCTGAGGTCATACTGTGATTTCCTGTACTGAGACGTtgttcagatgtgtgtgtgtgtgtgtgtgtgtgtgtgtgtgtgtgtgactgtgagcagCTCTAGCCTACATAGTGTGTCTGCCTGCCTCATCatgggttgttgtgttgcagtgtgtctgcctgcctcatcatgggttgttgtgttgcagtgtgtctgcctgcctcatcatgggttgttgtgttgcagtgtgtctgcctgcctcatcatgggttgttgtgttgcagtgtgtgcctgcctcatcatgggttgttgtgttgcagtgtgtctgcctacCTCATTatgggttgttgtgttgcagtgtgtctgcctgcctcatcatgggttgttgtgttgcagtgtgtctgcctgcctcatcatgggttgttgtgttgcagtgtgtctgcctgcctcatcatgggttgttgtgttgcagtgtgtctgcctgcctcatcatgggttgttgtgttgcagtgtgtctgcctgcctcatcatgggttgttgtgttgcagtgtgtctgcctcatcatgggttgttgtgttgcagtgtgtctgcctgcctcatcatgggttgttgtgttgcagtgtgtctgcctcatcatgggttgttgtgttgcagtgtgtctgcctgcctcatcatgggttgttgtgttgcagtgtgagATGCATTTTTTAGGGAGAGGGCataggctggtgtgtgtgtgtgtgtgtgtgtgtgtgtgtgtgtgtgtgtgtgtgtgtgtgtgtgcgcgcgcccaTCTGCACAACACATGTGAAATTGTAATCTGACTGGCTTTAATACCAGCCCGGTTTAGAGGATGAATACTGACCTGAGTTCAGCATTGACCAGGGGAcagtcaacacaacacatcccatatgTACATTTGTGGCATATGGTGTATGTCATGTGGTGTCTGTTCTCTTTCTCAGACTGTACGTGTTTGGAACACTGACTATGAGACTCCAAAAAAATGTTAGTTTCCATACTTGAATCCCCCCATCTTCCAGATTAGATGAGGTGGGCAGGAtgtggtgtgtactgtgtctgtgtgtgatagaTTGGACAGACGACATGTCAGCGCTTGCTGTTCCTCATCCCTCAGGCTCGTTGGGGGTCATGTAAGGGTCAGCTAATTCTCTGGCCACGCTGActcgatagtgtgtgtgtgggtgtaggtgTTTGTCTGGGGTTGGAGACCTAGTTAACTGGCACTCAGAGAGAGTGGGAAATGAGCTGAGCTTacaccacgagagagagagaggggtggggaatctgagagagagagagagagagagagagagagagagagagagagagagagagagagagagagaatctgaggatgaagagggagacaGGCTGTGTATGTGTGAATGAGTATGGTGTaattggaagtgtgtgtgtgtgtgagagtggtgcGACATGTGTGATGTGTGAACCAGTAGGCTAAAGCTGCTGTTGCATGCTTTATTAATCTCATCAGTTACTGTTGGACATGATAAGGGGCCCTGACTCTGCCCTATAAATTATAGATGAGGACAAGCTGGCAATgccttgtgtgtatgtgtgtgtgtggttatgtgtgtgtgtgtgtgtgtgtgtgtgtgtgtgtgtgtttgctggctGCCAAGGTAACAGTGTagttatatagtcaggttacagacAATCCAGTTGTACTGCAGGCATCTCAGGTTGGTTTATTACGTAATCATCCTCTGTCCCTGTAGTTAACAGTCAAAGCCGTTTCTGCATCAGCAGCTGCGCCTGTAAACCCAGAGGCTACCAACTGCCCTAGCCACTCAGTAGAGCCATTAAAGTCTGCAGAGAGAGGAGACTTGGAACTCTCTTTCATGCGTCTtttgtcctctcctcctatccagtTCTTTTTCTCAATGCCGGAATGGGTTAGAGGGCGCACAGACTGGGGAATGGGTTAGAGGGCGCACAGACTGGGGAATGGGTTAGAGGGCGCACAGACTGGGGAATGGGTTAGAGGGCGCACAGACTGGGGAATGGGTTAGAGGGCGCACAGACTGGGGAATGGGTTAGAGGGCGCACAGACTGGGGAATGGGTTAGAGGGCGCACAGACTCACACGTGCACACAGGCGTACAGCCACGCAAGAATGTgcgcatgcaggcacacacacacacacacacacacacacacacacacacacacacacacacacacacacacacacacacacacgcagagacagTCCTAGAAATGGAGCTTGTGTTTACATTACAAGAGATGAGATTATGATGACAGTGTATTACCGTGTGATAAAACAATTACCACTCAATAAAATGATCAATATCTATCTTACTAACTATACGTTGCTATGAGATTCACCATAAACTTGGCTGAGCTCATACTGTCCTATCATACATACATGAGTCATTTACTGTAGTGTAAATTGAATTGAAAACATTCTCTTTGAAGTGACATTCTCAATATCTtacatgtttctctctctgtctctctctgtgtgtgtgtctctctctctgtgtgtgtgtgtctcactctgtgtgtgtgtgtgtgtgtgtgtgtgtgtccaggcggAGCGCGGCAGCGATGGGAACAACATCCTCAGCCTCCCGGTCCCGATGCGGCGGGGGGGCTCCGAGTCCAACCTGGTGTCTGACGGGGGCGTGGGCCTGGACTTCACTAAGGGCCGTCTGGCCATCGACAGCCTGCAGCAGAAGATACtcaaggtgagtgtgtgtgttgcgcACGTGtgttgagtgcgtgtgtgtgagagagagcgagagcattgGCCCATCTGTGTGTTAGTCTCTGTGTTGACCTGTTGATCTCCCCCAAGGTGACAGAGCAGATCAAGGTGGAACAGACAGCCAGGGACCAGAACGTGGCAGAGTACCTCAAACTGGTCAACAACGCCGACAAGCAGCAGGTGGCACGCATACGCCAGGTCAGTCCAATTACATCCCACTGATTTCTCCTTTTATGATGCTACATAACTGCATCTGCCAAGTGCGCTGAATGTTTACAAGCCACTTTTTAAAGAAAATGCAGCAATTATTGCAGTATCTTTAATTTGACCCTTTGCCTCACCTGTGGGTCTGCCAGGTGTTTGAGAAGAAGAACCAGAAGTCTGCCCACAGCATCGCCCAGCTGCAGCGGAAGCTGGAGCAGTACCACCGCCGTATGAAGGAGGAGGCCAACGGGGCCAAGCACCCGCCCAGGGATGCCCGGGGGGAGGGGGGCAAGGAGGGCCAAAAAGACGGCAGCCTGCGGGACGTAAGCTCGGCCAGCTCGCGCAACCCAGCAATGGACAAGGTCAGGACCATCGGCCCCGGAGTCTCCCTCTCGCCCCCCTTCTTCTTCAACAAGTCGCGGGAGTTCGCCAACCTCATCCGCAACAAGTTCGGCAGCGCCGACAACATCGCCCACATGAAGAGCTCCATGGAGACGGGGGCGGGGCTCCAGGCTCCAGGCGGGGCCCGGGCGCTGAGCGGCAGCGCCACCACGATTGCCAAGGCCAAGTACCCCAGCGACGACGAATGTTCCACGGGGACCTCCGTGTCGGCCGACTCCAACGGGAACCCGGCGGGGGGGTCGGGGTTGGGGTCAGGGGGTGGTCCGGGGAGGTCGGACTTTCAGGGGAGGCTGGGGGAGGTGCTGGAGGAGGTCAGGGAGATTAGGGAGGCACAGGCACAGCTGGCCGAGGACATGGTGTCACTGAAAAGCCAGTTCAAGAGAGACTACAGCTTCATCACACAGACGCTGCAGGAGGAGAGATACAGgttggtgcacacacacacacacacacacacacacacacacacacacacacatcaatacagcAAGCAAaagcacaaacacaccctcatttCTGGGTATAAAATAACCTAATCTTTCAGACACTTCTCCCCATGAGTCTTCCTCCATACAGACGCACCAACAACATCCTCCATACAGACGCACCAACAACATCCTCCATACAGACGCACCAACAACATCCTCCATACAGACGCACCAACAACATCCTCCATACAGACGCACCAACAACATCCTCCATACAGACGTACCAACAACATCCTCCATACAGACGTACCAACAACATCCTCCATACAGACGCACCAACAACATCCTCCATGCAGACGTACCAACAACATCCTCCATACAGACGCACCAACAACATCCTCCATACAGACGCACCAACAACATCCTCCATACAGACGCACCAACAACATCCTCCATACAGACGCACCAACAACATCCTCCATGCAGACGCACCAACAACATCCTCCATGCAGACGTACCAACAACATCCTCCATACAGACGCACCAACAACATCCTCCATGCAGACGCACCAACAAAATCCTCCATGCAGACGCACCAACAACATCCTCCATACAGACGCACCAACAACATCCTCCATGCAGACATATCAACAACATCCTCCATACAGACGCACCAACAACATCCTCCATGCAGACGTACCAACAACATCCTCCATGCAGACGCACCAACAACATCCTCCATGCAGACGCACCAACAACATCCTCCATACAGACGCACCAACAACATCCTCCATGCAGACGCACCAACAACATCCTCCATGCAGACGCACCAACAACATCCTCCATGCAGACATATCAACAACATCCTCCATACAGACGCACCAACAACATCCTCCATGCAGACGCACCAACAACATCCTCCATGCAGACGCACCAACAACATCCTCCATGCAGACATATCAACAACATCCTCCATGCAGACATATCAACAACATCCTCCATGCAGACGCACCAACAACATCCTCCATGCAGACATATCAACAACCTCCTCCATGCAGACATATCAACAACATCCTCCATGCAGACGCACCAACAACATCCTCCATGCAGACATATCAACAACCTCCTCCATGCAGACATATCAACAACATCCTCCATGCAGACCACCATCGTTCCAGCTGTTTCATTTTATGCTAATCTAGGCCTGCTTCACTATTTCCCACCTTGAACCATAATCTTGTTTTTAATATTGTTGGCTGTTGATACTGTCAACTTAGGGCTGATGTATCAACACGCTTATGTAGATAATGCTTCACACaccacaaacagagaacacacacacattggtgaAGGAAGAGATGGACACACAGGTTTGCTTTGGAATTGAAGCTGTGCATTCAATATTAAGACTCGTCAttttctccccccttctctctctaccccacccccTTCTCCCGCTCCCTAATAGGTTTGAGCGGTTAGAGGACCAGTTAAATGACC from the Salmo salar chromosome ssa17, Ssal_v3.1, whole genome shotgun sequence genome contains:
- the LOC106576298 gene encoding transmembrane and coiled-coil domain protein 3 isoform X2 yields the protein MKKHFPTIPLIHVTEAERGSDGNNILSLPVPMRRGGSESNLVSDGGVGLDFTKGRLAIDSLQQKILKVTEQIKVEQTARDQNVAEYLKLVNNADKQQVARIRQVFEKKNQKSAHSIAQLQRKLEQYHRRMKEEANGAKHPPRDARGEGGKEGQKDGSLRDVSSASSRNPAMDKVRTIGPGVSLSPPFFFNKSREFANLIRNKFGSADNIAHMKSSMETGAGLQAPGGARALSGSATTIAKAKYPSDDECSTGTSVSADSNGNPAGGSGLGSGGGPGRSDFQGRLGEVLEEVREIREAQAQLAEDMVSLKSQFKRDYSFITQTLQEERYRFERLEDQLNDLTELHQHETSNLKQELASIEEKVAYQAYERARDIQEALESCQTRVCKLELQQQQQQTVQVENTDAKVLLGKCINIMLAIVTVILVCVSTAAKFTAPLLRSRVHLALTCVGLSLLAVIWKNWEHLQCALERMLLPR
- the LOC106576298 gene encoding transmembrane and coiled-coil domain protein 3 isoform X1, with the translated sequence MPSADTAVDKSFSEVKRYNICGEMAERGSDGNNILSLPVPMRRGGSESNLVSDGGVGLDFTKGRLAIDSLQQKILKVTEQIKVEQTARDQNVAEYLKLVNNADKQQVARIRQVFEKKNQKSAHSIAQLQRKLEQYHRRMKEEANGAKHPPRDARGEGGKEGQKDGSLRDVSSASSRNPAMDKVRTIGPGVSLSPPFFFNKSREFANLIRNKFGSADNIAHMKSSMETGAGLQAPGGARALSGSATTIAKAKYPSDDECSTGTSVSADSNGNPAGGSGLGSGGGPGRSDFQGRLGEVLEEVREIREAQAQLAEDMVSLKSQFKRDYSFITQTLQEERYRFERLEDQLNDLTELHQHETSNLKQELASIEEKVAYQAYERARDIQEALESCQTRVCKLELQQQQQQTVQVENTDAKVLLGKCINIMLAIVTVILVCVSTAAKFTAPLLRSRVHLALTCVGLSLLAVIWKNWEHLQCALERMLLPR